From Haloarcula sp. CBA1127, a single genomic window includes:
- a CDS encoding DUF357 domain-containing protein has protein sequence MAADLEEKTDRYEGLLAEALDAASVAPPEGTPMHNAALECEEMASAYLEDGRHFRDDDDLVNALASFSYGHAWLDAGARIGLFDVPTEGHLFTV, from the coding sequence ATGGCCGCAGATCTCGAAGAGAAGACTGACCGCTACGAAGGACTACTCGCGGAGGCACTCGACGCGGCATCAGTCGCGCCCCCTGAAGGGACACCGATGCACAATGCTGCCTTGGAGTGCGAGGAGATGGCGTCGGCGTATCTTGAAGATGGGCGTCACTTCAGGGACGACGACGACCTCGTGAACGCACTGGCGTCGTTCTCGTACGGGCACGCGTGGCTGGACGCGGGCGCACGCATCGGTCTGTTTGACGTGCCGACCGAGGGGCATCTGTTTACGGTCTGA
- a CDS encoding DEAD/DEAH box helicase, whose amino-acid sequence MTDGVARGDDAFTALGPAVRSALSERGFTTPTDPQRKAIPTLADGRDALVVAPTGTGKTETAMLPVFDALAESGDRFGIGALYITPLRALNRDMRQRLDWWGETLGLEVDVRHGDTTDYQRQKQANDPPDVLVTTPETLQAMLTGSKLRTALEDVEHIVIDEVHELAAAKRGAQLTAGLERLRELSGRFQRIGLSATVGDPHEVGRFLTGGRTCAIVEVDIGSRLDIEVVRPQITDRDEQLSSTLVTDAKTASHVRYIADLIDEHESVLLFVNTRQTAEALGSRFKELGTDLGVHHGSLSKEARIDVEDRFKAGDLDALLCTSSMELGIDVGHVDHVVQYGSPRQVSRLVQRVGRAGHRRDLVSSGTVVTTDTDDTLEALAIARQAEGGDVEPAEIHDGSLDTVANQIAGLVMDTGEIRAMRAFEILTRAYPFRDLDEAQFKQVIEELAANNVIWLDEDRDTLEKRRGTWQYFYQNLSMIPDEATYDVEDVASGQQVGTLDEKFVVNFATPGEVFVQRGEMWRITNIDEEEEVVTVSPIEDPAGEVPSWVGQEIPVPRAVAAEVGELRRVAGRQLQDGANTEAVARDVATRYAAGPETVVDGLSQVEKHEGPIPDDTTILVEFHGREVIVNACYGHKINETLGRVLSALLGQRAGESVAMEVDPYRITLEVPRRITAGDVIEVIEDTDPDHLPVLIELSLKNADALKFKLAQVATKFGSLKRWRGRGSTDFGRDRLLAALEDTPMYDEALREVRHEDLAIEATADLLRDIQRGDVALETVGEHTPIGTGGNSSGRELLSPENADASVIKTVRERIQSDRVILMCLHCKEWDRKQQVKRVRDQPSCPQCGSTRIAALNPWAEEVVSAVRTDDKDDEQEKMTERAYRAASLVQSHGKRAVVALAARGVGPHNAARIINRLREDEDEFYRDILRQEREYARTQSFWG is encoded by the coding sequence ATGACTGACGGGGTCGCTCGCGGCGATGACGCCTTCACTGCGCTCGGGCCGGCCGTCCGCAGTGCGCTCTCCGAGCGCGGCTTCACGACGCCGACCGACCCACAACGAAAGGCGATTCCAACTCTGGCTGACGGGCGGGACGCGCTAGTCGTCGCCCCGACCGGAACCGGAAAAACTGAAACGGCGATGTTGCCGGTCTTCGACGCGCTGGCCGAATCCGGGGACCGCTTTGGCATCGGTGCGCTGTACATCACGCCGCTCCGGGCGCTGAACCGCGACATGCGCCAGCGCCTCGACTGGTGGGGCGAAACGCTCGGCCTCGAAGTAGACGTTCGCCACGGCGACACGACTGACTACCAGCGCCAGAAGCAGGCTAACGACCCGCCGGACGTGCTGGTGACTACGCCGGAAACGCTACAGGCGATGCTCACCGGGTCGAAGCTCCGGACGGCGCTAGAAGATGTCGAGCATATCGTTATCGACGAGGTCCACGAACTCGCCGCGGCCAAGCGCGGCGCGCAGTTGACGGCCGGTCTGGAGCGACTCCGGGAACTGTCCGGGCGGTTCCAGCGAATCGGCCTCTCGGCGACTGTTGGCGACCCACACGAAGTCGGCCGGTTTCTCACCGGCGGGCGGACGTGTGCCATCGTGGAAGTGGACATCGGCAGCCGGCTAGATATCGAAGTGGTTCGGCCCCAGATTACTGACCGCGACGAGCAGCTATCGAGTACACTCGTCACCGACGCCAAAACGGCCAGTCACGTCCGGTACATTGCAGACCTCATCGACGAACACGAATCTGTCCTGCTATTTGTCAACACCCGACAAACTGCCGAAGCGCTTGGCTCGCGGTTCAAGGAACTCGGGACCGACCTTGGCGTCCACCACGGGTCGCTGTCGAAGGAGGCCCGCATCGACGTGGAGGACCGCTTCAAGGCCGGTGACCTCGACGCCTTGCTGTGTACCTCCTCGATGGAGCTGGGTATCGACGTGGGCCACGTCGACCACGTCGTCCAGTACGGCAGCCCCAGGCAGGTGTCCCGCCTCGTCCAGCGGGTCGGCCGTGCCGGCCACCGCCGGGATCTCGTTTCCTCGGGCACGGTCGTCACGACTGACACCGACGACACGTTAGAGGCGCTGGCGATTGCGAGGCAGGCCGAAGGCGGTGATGTCGAACCGGCGGAAATACACGACGGCAGCCTCGATACAGTCGCCAACCAGATCGCCGGGCTGGTGATGGACACCGGCGAGATCCGGGCGATGCGGGCCTTCGAGATACTGACCCGTGCGTATCCGTTCCGGGACCTCGATGAAGCACAGTTCAAGCAGGTCATTGAGGAACTCGCGGCGAACAACGTCATCTGGCTGGACGAGGACCGGGACACGCTGGAGAAGCGCCGCGGGACCTGGCAGTACTTCTATCAGAACCTCTCGATGATTCCCGACGAGGCCACCTACGACGTGGAGGACGTGGCTTCGGGCCAGCAGGTCGGGACCCTCGATGAGAAGTTCGTCGTCAACTTCGCCACGCCCGGCGAGGTGTTCGTCCAGCGCGGAGAGATGTGGCGCATCACGAATATCGACGAGGAAGAGGAAGTCGTGACCGTCTCACCCATCGAAGACCCCGCCGGTGAGGTCCCGTCGTGGGTCGGACAGGAGATTCCGGTTCCGAGAGCCGTCGCCGCGGAAGTCGGCGAACTCCGTCGTGTGGCTGGTCGGCAACTCCAGGACGGCGCGAACACCGAGGCCGTCGCCAGAGACGTGGCGACTCGCTATGCCGCCGGCCCCGAAACCGTCGTCGACGGGCTCTCGCAGGTGGAAAAACACGAAGGGCCGATTCCGGACGACACGACTATTCTGGTGGAGTTCCACGGCCGGGAGGTCATCGTCAACGCTTGCTACGGGCACAAAATCAACGAAACGCTGGGACGGGTCCTCTCGGCGCTGCTCGGCCAGCGAGCGGGCGAATCAGTCGCGATGGAGGTCGACCCCTACCGGATTACACTGGAGGTCCCGCGCCGGATCACTGCCGGCGACGTCATCGAGGTCATCGAGGACACCGACCCCGACCACCTCCCGGTGCTGATCGAACTCAGCCTGAAAAACGCCGATGCACTAAAATTCAAACTGGCGCAGGTAGCGACAAAGTTCGGCTCGCTCAAGCGCTGGCGCGGTCGCGGATCGACGGACTTCGGCCGCGACCGCCTGCTTGCCGCTCTAGAGGACACGCCGATGTACGACGAAGCCCTGCGCGAGGTGCGCCACGAGGACCTCGCTATCGAGGCGACGGCCGACCTTCTCCGGGACATTCAGCGCGGCGACGTGGCGCTCGAAACAGTGGGCGAGCACACGCCAATCGGGACCGGCGGGAACTCATCCGGGCGGGAACTACTCTCACCGGAGAACGCCGACGCAAGCGTCATCAAAACTGTCAGGGAACGCATCCAGAGCGACCGCGTCATCCTCATGTGTTTACACTGCAAGGAGTGGGACCGAAAACAACAGGTCAAGCGCGTGCGCGACCAGCCGTCGTGTCCGCAGTGTGGGTCGACCCGCATCGCCGCGCTGAATCCCTGGGCCGAGGAAGTCGTCTCGGCCGTCCGGACCGACGACAAGGACGACGAGCAGGAGAAGATGACCGAGCGGGCCTACCGCGCAGCCTCACTGGTCCAGAGCCACGGGAAGCGAGCGGTGGTCGCGCTGGCCGCCCGCGGCGTCGGGCCGCACAACGCCGCCCGCATCATCAACCGTCTGCGGGAGGACGAGGACGAGTTCTACCGGGACATCCTCCGGCAAGAGCGGGAGTACGCACGGACGCAGTCGTTCTGGGGTTGA
- a CDS encoding NAD(P)/FAD-dependent oxidoreductase: MTEPVEHRRLIVAGTGAAGLTAAIYAARSNNDPLVLEGDEPGGQLTLTSEVENFPGFPEGLSGPDLINNMKEQAERFGTELKHGIVADIDDSERPFRVELSNGDVYTCDAFIAASGASARTLGVPGEDELMGYGVSTCATCDGAFFRGEDMLVVGGGDAAMEEAHFLTKFADTVYIAHRREEFRAEDYWIDRVQQKVDEGEIEIMRNTELLEMHGSPEDGVDHVTLAQNDEGHPSEKLDADGTETFDFDVGAVFIAIGHTPNTDYLEDTGVELDDTGYIQTHGGTGGDQTATDVDGIFGAGDVVDYHYQQAVTAAGMGCKAAIDADEYLEAQAKATAEAESEAAAEADD, translated from the coding sequence ATGACAGAACCGGTCGAACACCGACGACTCATCGTCGCTGGCACGGGCGCAGCGGGACTGACAGCAGCCATCTACGCCGCCAGGAGCAACAACGACCCACTCGTTCTCGAAGGCGACGAACCCGGCGGGCAGCTCACGCTGACCAGCGAAGTCGAGAATTTCCCCGGCTTCCCCGAGGGCCTCTCCGGGCCGGACCTCATCAACAATATGAAGGAGCAGGCCGAGCGGTTCGGGACTGAGCTGAAACACGGCATCGTCGCCGACATCGACGACAGCGAGCGGCCGTTCCGCGTGGAACTGTCGAACGGCGACGTCTACACCTGCGATGCCTTCATCGCCGCCTCCGGAGCCAGCGCCCGCACGCTGGGCGTCCCCGGCGAGGACGAACTGATGGGCTACGGCGTCTCGACGTGTGCGACCTGCGACGGCGCGTTTTTCCGTGGCGAGGATATGCTCGTCGTTGGCGGCGGCGACGCGGCTATGGAGGAGGCTCACTTCCTCACGAAGTTCGCCGACACCGTCTACATCGCCCACCGCCGCGAGGAGTTCCGCGCCGAGGACTACTGGATCGACCGCGTCCAGCAGAAGGTCGACGAAGGTGAAATCGAGATTATGCGGAACACCGAACTGCTGGAAATGCACGGCTCCCCCGAGGACGGCGTCGACCACGTCACCCTCGCACAGAACGACGAGGGCCATCCCAGCGAGAAGCTCGACGCCGACGGGACCGAAACCTTCGACTTCGACGTTGGTGCCGTCTTTATCGCCATCGGCCACACGCCGAACACTGACTACCTCGAAGACACCGGCGTCGAACTGGACGACACCGGGTACATCCAGACCCACGGCGGTACCGGCGGCGACCAGACCGCCACCGACGTGGACGGTATCTTCGGTGCCGGCGACGTGGTCGACTACCACTACCAGCAGGCCGTCACCGCTGCCGGGATGGGCTGTAAAGCCGCCATCGACGCTGACGAGTACCTCGAAGCACAGGCCAAAGCTACTGCAGAAGCAGAGTCCGAAGCCGCCGCAGAAGCCGACGACTAG
- a CDS encoding metallophosphoesterase: MRVEPLPGVPAATVDTDGERLLAVADYHAGIEAGLRYEGVELQSAAEDRRERLLACLDRARADRLVVVGDLGHAIGDPFADERAELEALFDALDVPVTLVKGNHDGGLEPVLSDLDADVEVTPGHGTRLGSVGFAHGHTWPAPDVLGADVVCVGHEHPVVRLEDSVGGAQKERAWLRGSLASEPFSEQFGQPVEDAPDIVVFPAFNDRSGGTWVNVDGQEFLAPFLPEGMADTEAFLLDGTRLGAYRQV, translated from the coding sequence ATGCGTGTCGAACCGCTTCCTGGCGTTCCAGCCGCGACAGTCGACACCGACGGGGAGCGGTTGCTGGCGGTCGCAGACTACCACGCCGGCATCGAAGCGGGGCTCAGATACGAGGGCGTCGAACTCCAGTCAGCCGCTGAGGACCGCCGAGAGCGATTACTGGCATGTCTTGACCGCGCTCGCGCCGACCGGCTGGTGGTCGTCGGCGACCTGGGTCACGCCATCGGTGATCCGTTCGCAGACGAGCGGGCGGAACTCGAAGCCCTGTTCGACGCCCTTGACGTGCCCGTGACACTGGTGAAAGGGAATCACGACGGCGGTCTGGAGCCGGTCCTATCTGACCTCGATGCCGATGTCGAGGTAACACCGGGACACGGAACCCGTCTCGGTTCGGTCGGGTTCGCCCACGGCCACACCTGGCCTGCGCCGGACGTACTCGGAGCGGATGTCGTTTGTGTCGGCCACGAACATCCCGTCGTCCGACTCGAAGACAGCGTCGGCGGTGCCCAGAAGGAGCGGGCCTGGCTCCGCGGCTCGCTGGCGAGTGAGCCGTTTTCCGAACAGTTTGGCCAGCCGGTCGAGGACGCACCGGATATCGTCGTTTTCCCGGCGTTCAATGACCGCTCCGGAGGGACGTGGGTCAACGTCGACGGGCAGGAGTTCCTCGCCCCGTTCCTGCCCGAGGGCATGGCGGATACCGAGGCGTTCCTGCTTGATGGCACGCGGTTAGGGGCTTACCGGCAGGTCTAA
- a CDS encoding class 1 fructose-bisphosphatase, translating into MNTLDEIERAVKDTAHYVSGNLANYANRAAGENPSGEQQVGGDVWADDLFFDALAYIDGIGAYASEERSDVVDCGEGYSIAIDPLDGSSNLASNNSVGTIIGVYDAELPAPGREMVASLMVLYGPYTTLTIARSDRDVVQEHLLRDGHSERWGQFELPAEPTVVGLAGKTGERSDTFNDIAQAFERDLKLRYGGATVADLAQVLEYGGLFGYPVTSGYPNGKLRVHFESAPLAYLVEAAGGASSDGSQSLLDVEPDGIHDRTPTFLGNAELVEELEAALLEA; encoded by the coding sequence GTGAACACGCTTGATGAGATCGAACGGGCGGTAAAGGACACGGCCCACTACGTTAGCGGGAACCTGGCGAACTACGCCAACAGAGCCGCCGGCGAGAACCCGAGTGGGGAGCAACAGGTCGGTGGCGACGTGTGGGCCGACGACCTGTTTTTCGACGCGCTCGCGTACATCGACGGCATCGGTGCGTACGCAAGCGAGGAGCGCAGCGACGTGGTCGACTGTGGCGAGGGCTACAGTATCGCCATCGACCCGCTCGATGGCTCCTCGAATCTCGCCTCGAACAACTCCGTGGGGACGATAATCGGGGTTTACGACGCCGAACTCCCCGCGCCAGGCCGGGAAATGGTCGCATCGCTGATGGTGCTGTACGGCCCATACACGACGCTGACAATCGCCCGGTCCGACCGCGATGTCGTCCAAGAGCACCTCCTCCGGGACGGGCACAGCGAGCGCTGGGGCCAGTTCGAACTGCCAGCGGAGCCGACAGTCGTCGGGTTAGCGGGCAAGACCGGCGAGCGAAGCGACACGTTCAACGACATCGCCCAGGCCTTCGAGCGGGACCTGAAGCTGCGTTACGGCGGCGCGACCGTTGCCGACCTGGCGCAGGTGCTCGAATACGGCGGTCTGTTCGGGTATCCGGTGACGTCAGGGTATCCAAACGGCAAGCTCAGAGTCCACTTCGAATCAGCACCGCTCGCATACCTCGTCGAGGCGGCCGGCGGGGCCTCAAGCGACGGCTCACAGTCCTTACTCGACGTCGAACCGGACGGTATCCACGACCGGACGCCAACGTTCCTCGGAAACGCAGAACTGGTCGAAGAACTCGAAGCGGCGCTCTTGGAAGCATAG
- a CDS encoding PAS domain-containing protein has translation MGEVSTLLVDDDEALATVTAELLEREDERFTVETVPSATDGLQAMDRSLPDCVVSDFEMPGTDGLEFLQAVRERHPQLPFIMFTGRGSEEIASDAISAGATDYLQKQSGAEQYELLANRINNAVAQYRSRKQLEETTAEYAAVFENTRSGLLLVDVEADGFRFRRCNSRVLEFTGLVESELIGKTPAEALGKKNSRKIAGAYRKCVATRETIDYTLTLDHPVGEVIHEVSATPIISDGEVQQLVVAFTDITERHNHEQELLEERAVIQQALDALEVPLFVISVDGHIEHCNERAGELTGHTGQAAEGLPVTDLFPEAEREVITDAVDRSLGRGRATVTANLRTDGDHCQPYDFTVRRLTDLDGNTAGAVLLGQTTSDD, from the coding sequence ATGGGGGAGGTTAGCACTCTTCTTGTGGATGACGACGAGGCCCTCGCTACAGTGACGGCTGAGCTACTTGAACGTGAAGATGAGCGATTCACTGTTGAAACTGTCCCAAGTGCCACCGACGGGCTACAGGCTATGGATCGATCTCTTCCTGACTGTGTCGTTTCAGACTTCGAGATGCCCGGGACAGACGGGCTTGAATTTTTGCAGGCGGTCCGTGAGCGACACCCGCAACTCCCGTTTATCATGTTCACTGGTCGGGGAAGCGAAGAAATCGCAAGCGATGCCATTTCTGCCGGTGCGACTGATTACTTGCAGAAACAATCCGGAGCTGAGCAGTACGAGCTGCTAGCCAATCGAATAAACAACGCTGTCGCGCAGTATCGGTCGAGAAAGCAACTGGAGGAAACCACAGCAGAGTACGCCGCTGTTTTCGAGAACACGCGGAGCGGACTCCTCCTCGTCGATGTCGAAGCGGACGGGTTTCGATTCCGGCGATGCAACTCACGGGTGCTTGAGTTCACTGGCCTCGTAGAGTCAGAGCTTATCGGTAAGACTCCAGCTGAAGCACTTGGGAAGAAAAACAGTAGAAAGATCGCTGGGGCGTATCGGAAATGCGTCGCCACGCGCGAGACGATTGACTATACGCTGACACTGGACCACCCGGTCGGGGAAGTCATCCACGAAGTCAGCGCTACGCCGATCATCTCGGACGGCGAGGTCCAACAACTGGTCGTTGCGTTTACTGACATCACCGAGCGTCACAACCACGAACAGGAACTACTGGAGGAGCGTGCGGTCATCCAGCAAGCGCTCGATGCGCTGGAGGTCCCACTGTTTGTCATTAGTGTAGATGGGCACATCGAGCACTGCAACGAACGGGCGGGTGAGCTTACAGGCCACACCGGACAAGCAGCCGAAGGGCTGCCGGTCACCGACCTGTTTCCCGAAGCCGAGCGGGAGGTGATTACCGACGCGGTCGATCGGTCTCTCGGTCGTGGGCGAGCCACCGTCACGGCCAATCTCCGCACCGACGGTGACCACTGTCAGCCGTACGACTTCACCGTCCGCCGTCTCACCGATCTGGACGGCAACACAGCCGGGGCAGTCCTGCTCGGGCAGACGACGTCTGACGACTAA
- a CDS encoding transcription initiation factor IIB family protein produces the protein MSESSTRTSTRERDEQITESTEQEAVETCPECSGNVVTDTEHGETVCEDCGLVVEEDEIDHGPEWRAFNSAEKDRKSRVGAPTTNMMHDKGLSTNIGWQNKDAYGRSLSSEQRQKMQRLRTWNERFRTRDSKERNLKQALGEIDRMASALGLPQNVRETSSVIYRRALGDDLLPGRSIEGVATSALYAAARMAGNPRSLDEMARVSRVEKMELTRTYRYIVRELSLEVQPADPEHYLPRFISDLGLSEETQRQARDLIEGARQSGMLSGKSPVGIAAAAVYAAALLTNEKVTQSQVSDVADISEVTIRNRYKELLEAEDLPA, from the coding sequence ATGAGCGAATCATCAACACGAACGAGTACCCGAGAACGAGACGAGCAAATCACCGAATCGACAGAACAGGAAGCTGTAGAGACCTGTCCCGAATGTAGTGGGAACGTCGTTACCGACACTGAGCACGGCGAAACAGTCTGTGAAGACTGTGGGCTGGTCGTCGAGGAGGACGAAATCGACCACGGGCCGGAGTGGCGGGCGTTCAACTCCGCAGAGAAGGATCGCAAGTCCCGCGTCGGCGCGCCGACGACGAACATGATGCACGACAAGGGTCTCTCGACGAACATCGGCTGGCAGAACAAGGACGCCTACGGGCGTTCCCTTTCCAGCGAGCAGCGCCAGAAGATGCAGCGGCTCCGGACCTGGAACGAGCGGTTCCGGACACGCGACTCCAAGGAGCGCAATCTCAAGCAGGCGCTGGGCGAAATCGACCGTATGGCCTCGGCGCTGGGGCTCCCCCAGAACGTCCGCGAGACATCCAGCGTCATCTACCGGCGCGCGCTCGGTGACGACCTCCTTCCGGGTCGCTCCATCGAAGGCGTCGCTACGTCCGCGCTGTACGCGGCCGCTCGCATGGCCGGGAACCCCCGGTCTCTGGACGAGATGGCCCGTGTCTCCCGCGTCGAGAAGATGGAGCTCACACGAACCTACCGCTACATCGTCCGCGAACTCAGCCTCGAAGTCCAGCCGGCGGACCCGGAACACTACCTTCCACGGTTCATCTCCGACCTCGGACTCAGCGAGGAGACCCAGCGACAGGCACGAGATCTCATCGAAGGTGCTCGCCAGTCGGGGATGCTCTCCGGCAAATCACCGGTCGGCATCGCCGCTGCGGCCGTCTACGCCGCCGCGTTGCTGACCAACGAGAAGGTCACACAGAGTCAGGTTAGCGACGTCGCCGACATCTCCGAAGTGACTATCCGAAACCGATACAAGGAACTCCTTGAAGCCGAGGACCTTCCGGCCTGA
- a CDS encoding Single-stranded DNA binding protein has product MSLEDHAEELASDLGVDKEEVIRDLENLVNYSVPMDEAKQSLRRKYGDGSSSGDGTPSSKAISEVSTDDSNVTVTAVVLTSGRRSIQYNGEQHVIREGELADETGKISYTAWDGFSGDLQPGQTVRLGNAGVREWDGQPELNLGDSTDPEVVDETLDIDYDVGGRATLQALAPGDRGITVEVQVLECEQKVIDGRDGETTILSGVVGDESGRLPFTDWKPHDEIEEGASVRLDETFVREFRGAPSVNVSEFSTVTALDRTVDVTEDAPRLSVREAVESGGLFDVELAGNVIEVRDGSGLIERCPECGRVIQNGQCRSHGAVDGEDDLRTKAILDDGTDTVTAVLDDELTARVYGGDLDDAREHARDAMDKEVVADRISDRIVGREYVVRGSLSVDEYGANLTASTFAEADDDPATRAQALLQEADT; this is encoded by the coding sequence ATGTCTCTCGAAGACCATGCCGAGGAGCTCGCCTCCGACCTCGGTGTTGACAAAGAGGAGGTCATACGCGACCTGGAAAACCTCGTAAACTACTCCGTTCCCATGGACGAGGCCAAGCAGAGCCTCAGACGGAAGTACGGCGATGGCAGTTCAAGCGGCGACGGCACGCCGTCGAGCAAAGCCATCAGCGAGGTTTCGACCGACGACTCGAACGTGACGGTCACCGCCGTGGTGCTCACGTCAGGTCGACGGTCCATCCAGTACAACGGGGAACAGCACGTCATCCGCGAGGGCGAACTCGCCGACGAGACCGGGAAGATTTCCTACACCGCGTGGGACGGCTTCTCTGGCGACCTCCAGCCCGGCCAGACCGTCCGACTTGGCAACGCCGGCGTCCGGGAGTGGGACGGCCAGCCGGAACTCAATCTGGGCGACAGCACCGACCCCGAGGTCGTTGACGAAACACTCGACATTGACTACGATGTCGGTGGCCGCGCCACGCTACAGGCCCTTGCACCGGGCGATCGCGGCATCACTGTCGAGGTGCAGGTGCTGGAATGCGAACAGAAGGTTATCGACGGTCGCGACGGCGAAACGACGATTCTCAGCGGCGTCGTCGGCGACGAGAGCGGCCGACTCCCGTTCACCGACTGGAAGCCTCACGACGAAATCGAAGAAGGAGCATCCGTGCGCCTTGACGAGACGTTCGTCCGTGAGTTCCGCGGTGCGCCGTCGGTAAACGTCTCCGAGTTCTCGACGGTGACCGCGCTGGACCGCACGGTCGATGTTACCGAAGACGCACCGCGGTTGTCAGTCCGTGAGGCCGTCGAGAGCGGCGGCCTGTTCGACGTGGAACTGGCAGGCAATGTCATCGAGGTGCGGGACGGCTCCGGCCTCATCGAGCGCTGTCCGGAGTGTGGCCGCGTCATCCAGAACGGCCAGTGTCGCTCCCACGGCGCGGTCGACGGCGAGGACGACCTGCGGACGAAGGCCATCCTCGACGACGGAACCGACACCGTCACCGCGGTGCTCGATGACGAACTCACCGCCCGCGTGTACGGTGGCGACCTCGACGACGCCCGCGAGCACGCCCGCGATGCGATGGATAAAGAGGTCGTCGCCGACCGTATCAGCGACCGTATTGTGGGCCGTGAGTACGTCGTTCGCGGGTCGCTATCGGTCGACGAGTACGGTGCGAACCTCACTGCCTCGACCTTCGCCGAGGCCGACGACGACCCGGCGACGCGTGCGCAGGCCCTTTTGCAGGAGGCAGACACATGA
- a CDS encoding sporulation protein: MKDVLSRIGIGSATVDTILPTDTVRAGESVQAEIHVEGGSTDQDVDAVYFALETEYKSDEGYKDAIIDQWKLTEPFTIEAGEQRRFETTIDIPRETPVTTRSTAVEIETGLDISMAVDPGDEDYIEVEPTHRTQAVFDALDALGFSLHASACEAAAGSLFTTSANFAQEFEFRPQRGEFSGRVDEVEIVPVFDDDRLTVYLEVDRSAGLLSEMTDADERHTKLTVDAPDPDAIEPRLADAIRELS, translated from the coding sequence ATGAAAGACGTGCTCTCCAGAATCGGCATCGGGTCGGCCACAGTAGACACGATTCTGCCGACAGATACCGTCAGAGCCGGCGAATCCGTCCAAGCCGAGATCCACGTCGAGGGCGGGTCGACGGATCAGGACGTTGACGCGGTGTACTTCGCGCTGGAAACCGAATACAAGTCCGACGAGGGGTACAAGGACGCCATTATCGACCAGTGGAAGCTCACGGAGCCGTTCACTATCGAAGCGGGCGAGCAACGGCGTTTCGAGACCACTATCGATATTCCCAGAGAGACCCCGGTGACCACGCGCTCGACGGCCGTCGAAATCGAGACCGGGCTCGACATCTCGATGGCGGTCGACCCCGGCGATGAGGATTACATCGAAGTCGAGCCCACGCACCGCACGCAAGCGGTGTTCGACGCGCTGGATGCCCTCGGCTTCTCGCTCCACGCCTCGGCCTGCGAGGCAGCCGCCGGGAGCCTGTTCACTACCTCGGCGAACTTCGCGCAGGAGTTCGAGTTCCGACCACAGCGCGGCGAGTTCTCCGGTCGGGTCGACGAGGTCGAAATCGTCCCGGTGTTCGACGACGACCGGCTCACGGTGTACCTGGAGGTCGACCGCAGCGCCGGCCTGCTCTCGGAGATGACCGATGCCGACGAGCGACACACGAAACTCACCGTCGACGCGCCCGACCCTGACGCTATCGAGCCGCGACTCGCGGACGCGATTCGGGAACTGAGTTAG
- a CDS encoding 2,5-diamino-6-(ribosylamino)-4(3H)-pyrimidinone 5'-phosphate reductase, with amino-acid sequence MHVVVNAAMSVDGKLSSRRREQIAISGPDDFDRVDQLRADSDAVMVGVGTILADDPSLTVDDADRRAARADRGDPENPARVIADSRIRTPPDATVLDGRAQTYLLVSEAAPPDFIEEMEDAGAYVIAAGQDRVDLTTTLAKLEGDGIDQLMVEGGGELIFGLLEEALVDELFVYIGPKVIGGRDAPTLADGDGFIEDFPEPELADVERVDDGVVLHWQF; translated from the coding sequence ATGCACGTCGTCGTCAACGCCGCCATGAGTGTCGACGGGAAGCTCTCTTCCCGCCGCCGCGAACAGATCGCTATCTCCGGCCCGGACGACTTCGACCGCGTCGACCAGCTTCGAGCCGACAGCGACGCGGTGATGGTCGGCGTCGGGACGATTCTCGCCGACGATCCCTCACTGACTGTCGACGATGCCGATCGCCGCGCCGCCCGGGCTGACCGCGGCGACCCGGAAAATCCCGCCCGCGTCATCGCCGACTCCCGTATCCGTACGCCACCGGACGCCACAGTGCTTGACGGCCGCGCACAGACCTACCTCCTCGTCAGTGAGGCCGCGCCGCCGGACTTCATCGAGGAAATGGAAGACGCTGGCGCGTACGTCATCGCTGCCGGGCAAGACCGGGTCGATCTGACGACGACGCTCGCGAAGCTGGAAGGTGACGGGATCGACCAGCTCATGGTCGAAGGCGGTGGCGAACTCATTTTCGGCCTGCTAGAGGAGGCGCTGGTCGACGAACTGTTCGTCTACATCGGTCCGAAGGTCATCGGCGGCCGCGACGCGCCGACGCTGGCCGACGGCGACGGCTTCATCGAGGATTTCCCGGAGCCGGAGCTGGCCGACGTCGAACGGGTCGACGACGGCGTGGTGCTACACTGGCAGTTCTAA